The Leucobacter sp. UCMA 4100 genome window below encodes:
- a CDS encoding serine hydrolase domain-containing protein codes for MKKSTWVTALLIAAVTAVGAFGVTHGNAAPALSSSRTGDRSLAAEAAPYLGGVRDRVSICVWEDGRFTTAGFGADANTRYEIGSITKTFTGMLLADAVARDEVDIDDPVGRYLPLDDAPVASVTLRELAAHTSGLGEWGDDERDDNWMRWWVEDIRGDTIHNLDLESLYDRARTDSLTTRGEYRYSNIGFALLGHALAEAAGVSYDTLLHERVLGPASMSNSGLTSDADRNAQRGYRADGRAAPPWRLGAYAPSGGAYSTVTDLCQYAVRLVNTHESDAAETDVDVIGTVMAGTGLGWDVSEAGDSFVVSKTGQTGGFQAAVALDPSLSRVVVALTNTANDLDPLMQALLEGGR; via the coding sequence ATGAAGAAGTCGACCTGGGTCACGGCGCTGCTCATCGCGGCTGTCACAGCCGTCGGAGCATTCGGCGTGACGCACGGCAATGCTGCTCCCGCGCTGTCCTCAAGCCGGACCGGCGACCGGAGCCTTGCTGCGGAAGCAGCACCATACCTCGGCGGTGTGAGGGACCGCGTGTCGATCTGCGTGTGGGAGGACGGTAGGTTCACGACAGCTGGTTTCGGAGCGGACGCTAACACCAGATATGAGATCGGGTCCATCACCAAGACATTCACCGGGATGCTTCTCGCCGACGCAGTCGCTCGCGACGAAGTCGATATCGACGACCCGGTCGGCCGCTACCTGCCGCTTGACGACGCACCGGTTGCCTCGGTCACGCTCCGTGAGCTTGCTGCGCATACCAGCGGCCTGGGGGAATGGGGTGACGATGAGCGAGATGACAACTGGATGCGCTGGTGGGTGGAAGATATCCGAGGCGACACCATCCACAACCTCGATCTCGAATCACTCTACGATCGTGCACGCACCGACTCTCTGACGACTCGAGGCGAGTACCGATACTCCAATATCGGCTTCGCGCTCCTCGGTCATGCCCTCGCCGAAGCGGCGGGAGTCTCCTACGACACCCTGCTGCACGAGCGGGTGCTGGGCCCAGCCAGCATGAGCAACTCAGGACTAACCTCCGACGCTGACCGAAATGCGCAACGAGGGTATCGCGCCGACGGTCGTGCGGCACCTCCGTGGCGGCTCGGCGCCTATGCGCCCTCGGGCGGCGCTTACTCTACCGTCACCGATCTCTGCCAATACGCCGTACGGCTCGTCAACACGCACGAATCGGATGCGGCAGAGACAGACGTTGATGTGATCGGAACCGTGATGGCAGGAACAGGCCTTGGATGGGACGTCTCCGAAGCAGGGGACAGCTTTGTCGTGTCGAAGACGGGGCAGACCGGAGGCTTCCAGGCCGCGGTCGCTCTCGATCCGTCATTGTCGCGCGTCGTGGTCGCCCTCACCAACACTGCCAACGACCTCGACCCTCTCATGCAGGCTCTCCTCGAGGGCGGTCGGTGA
- a CDS encoding glycosyltransferase, producing the protein MRLEIVICTYTEHRSHLVDACVTSGLKELPETGTITLVVDHADAYARALGDHYRHIPRVQLVENARQRGLSGARNTAIAASTADVLLFIDDDAILQEGWFEALASRLEDPKVAVIAGAVLPDWESATGAPTWFPPEFGWVVGCDYVGMAASGSEVRNPIGACMAIRREVFAGIGLFAEGLGRIGTHPVGGEETDLGIRLRRQMPDAQIIRDADLAVRHFVPHARARVSYMLRRCFWEGRSKALLQARASLPRSLGSERTHVLTTVRHAVLTDVRSMLGGDRSAFPRNFMRLAGLCAAGTGFITSRRRHRRQAVLEGSPHLGVDVTVCIATLGRSRALAETVRAILTHSQAQVEVLVVDNDPRSGRVRATLHDLHDSRLRIVTEPRKGLSLARNCGISAARGRIVAFTDDDAHPEPGWVDALLSAMLDPVVGGVTGRVIPMSTDADVERWFEEAIGFDKGETRSEWGRGDAAAPGWQTGPQGPVYPVAAGEFGSGNNMAFPRAFLVEQHGFADTLGAGALTRGGEDLDMFRRVILAGRILRYEPAALVKHRHRDTLPALRTQLFGYGTGMAANVTRLAATSPRHIVSVLRALPAGLRMLLSKDSTKNSQRPGDYPRALVWVERLGYVAGPGLYLLEAIRTGLGLRGRRKGGTDA; encoded by the coding sequence ATGCGCCTCGAGATCGTCATCTGCACATACACGGAGCACCGCAGCCACCTGGTGGACGCCTGCGTAACCTCCGGTCTCAAGGAACTCCCTGAGACCGGCACGATCACTCTCGTGGTCGATCACGCGGACGCATACGCGCGGGCCCTTGGAGATCACTACCGGCACATTCCTCGCGTTCAGCTGGTGGAGAATGCGAGGCAGCGCGGACTTTCCGGTGCACGGAACACGGCGATCGCGGCCAGCACTGCTGACGTGCTGCTCTTCATCGATGACGATGCCATCCTGCAAGAGGGATGGTTCGAGGCACTTGCTTCCCGGCTCGAAGACCCCAAGGTTGCCGTCATCGCCGGTGCCGTTCTGCCAGATTGGGAGAGCGCAACTGGTGCCCCAACATGGTTTCCACCCGAGTTCGGATGGGTGGTGGGCTGCGATTATGTCGGCATGGCCGCGAGTGGGTCAGAGGTTCGCAACCCCATCGGCGCGTGTATGGCAATCCGCAGGGAGGTATTTGCCGGCATCGGGCTCTTCGCCGAGGGACTCGGAAGGATCGGCACCCACCCCGTTGGCGGTGAGGAGACGGACTTGGGCATCCGGCTTCGCAGACAGATGCCGGATGCCCAGATCATCCGAGATGCGGACCTGGCGGTGCGCCACTTCGTACCGCATGCGCGAGCACGCGTCTCCTACATGCTGCGCCGATGCTTTTGGGAAGGCCGTTCTAAAGCGCTGCTCCAGGCACGTGCTTCTCTTCCGCGAAGCTTGGGATCGGAACGAACCCACGTCCTCACCACGGTCAGACACGCGGTCCTCACGGACGTGCGGAGCATGCTCGGGGGCGACCGCTCAGCGTTCCCCCGGAACTTCATGCGCCTGGCCGGCCTCTGCGCGGCAGGAACGGGATTCATTACCTCGCGGCGACGGCATCGACGTCAGGCTGTACTCGAGGGTAGCCCGCACCTCGGCGTGGATGTCACCGTGTGCATCGCAACCCTCGGTCGCAGTCGTGCGCTGGCAGAAACGGTCCGGGCGATCCTGACTCACTCGCAGGCCCAGGTGGAGGTGCTCGTTGTCGATAACGATCCCCGCTCCGGCCGTGTTCGCGCCACCCTCCATGATCTCCACGACTCGCGGTTGCGGATTGTGACCGAACCACGCAAGGGCCTCTCACTCGCGAGAAACTGCGGCATCTCCGCTGCCCGGGGTCGCATTGTGGCGTTCACTGACGATGACGCGCACCCGGAACCGGGGTGGGTCGATGCTCTCCTGTCGGCCATGTTGGATCCGGTCGTGGGCGGCGTGACTGGCCGAGTCATACCGATGTCGACTGACGCAGACGTGGAACGCTGGTTCGAGGAAGCGATCGGCTTTGACAAGGGAGAGACACGCAGCGAATGGGGACGCGGCGACGCTGCCGCCCCAGGCTGGCAAACGGGCCCTCAGGGACCTGTGTACCCGGTTGCTGCGGGTGAGTTCGGCTCCGGCAACAATATGGCCTTTCCTCGCGCGTTCCTCGTCGAGCAGCACGGTTTCGCTGACACTCTCGGGGCGGGGGCGCTCACGCGAGGCGGCGAAGACCTAGACATGTTCCGAAGGGTGATTCTCGCAGGCAGGATCTTGCGTTACGAACCTGCTGCTCTGGTGAAGCATCGTCACCGGGACACGTTGCCGGCGCTGCGCACACAATTGTTCGGGTATGGCACCGGCATGGCCGCGAACGTGACCCGGCTCGCAGCGACCTCACCCCGCCACATCGTGTCGGTGCTTCGCGCGTTGCCGGCCGGCCTCAGGATGCTGCTCTCCAAGGATTCGACGAAGAACAGTCAGCGGCCTGGCGACTATCCGCGTGCACTCGTGTGGGTCGAACGGCTCGGGTACGTTGCCGGCCCCGGTCTGTATCTGCTCGAAGCGATCCGAACAGGACTCGGCCTCCGGGGGCGCAGGAAGGGAGGCACCGATGCGTGA
- a CDS encoding glycosyltransferase family 2 protein — protein MTTDATVTVVVPSLDEAQNLEEVLPKIPAQYELIIVEGARFHRTSELVRALRPDARVIEQTRYGKGNAVACGFATATGDIIVMFDADGSADPDEIPRFVGAITDGAMFAKGTRSRGGGSDDITHLRNAGNVGLTLLTNLMFGVRYTDLCYGYNALHRDLLPLLDLPDTEPAGGAPQWGDGFEIETLINVRAALAGVPITEVPSHERSRIHGVSNLNAWRDGKRVLATLIRERRTAKERLIAVDPMHQSDTPLSVRGQFPLS, from the coding sequence ATGACTACTGATGCCACTGTCACTGTCGTTGTCCCGTCGCTTGATGAAGCGCAGAATCTTGAGGAAGTGCTCCCGAAGATTCCGGCGCAGTACGAACTCATCATCGTGGAAGGGGCGAGGTTTCACCGTACGAGCGAGCTCGTGCGGGCCCTCCGGCCTGACGCCCGTGTCATCGAACAAACCCGATACGGCAAAGGCAATGCGGTGGCGTGCGGCTTCGCGACCGCCACCGGAGACATCATCGTCATGTTTGACGCCGACGGCTCCGCCGATCCTGATGAGATCCCACGCTTCGTGGGGGCAATCACCGACGGTGCGATGTTCGCGAAAGGCACCCGGTCGCGGGGCGGAGGAAGTGACGACATCACTCACCTTCGCAATGCCGGAAACGTGGGATTGACGCTACTGACGAACCTAATGTTTGGGGTGCGCTACACCGACCTGTGCTACGGGTACAACGCACTTCACCGCGACCTGCTCCCGCTCCTCGACCTCCCCGACACAGAACCTGCGGGAGGGGCACCCCAGTGGGGCGATGGATTCGAGATTGAGACCCTGATCAACGTGCGGGCTGCGCTCGCCGGTGTCCCGATCACTGAGGTTCCGAGCCATGAACGCTCCCGTATCCACGGAGTCAGCAATCTCAACGCTTGGCGCGATGGGAAACGGGTGCTCGCTACGTTGATCCGTGAGCGACGCACCGCGAAAGAACGCCTGATCGCAGTTGACCCTATGCATCAATCCGACACCCCACTGTCGGTTCGCGGTCAGTTCCCCCTCTCGTAG
- a CDS encoding FcoT family thioesterase → MTARFSTGRLDDREPVFHRAVNPYRAKGCIYLTGAEVTRSEEGQVTSRGQFRIGESCYIDDTGHFNAAEFVICYNQLMYTTLAVAVRHSLLPAFSHWTLDDYWARQLPDVLIHKLSSSYQRPIDARGFRAEFTITNLSTRALSRGMLTLETSIRFEDDNGGRAKGEVALALVNAPAAGDQHDY, encoded by the coding sequence GTGACCGCGCGGTTCTCGACGGGGCGGCTCGATGACCGCGAGCCGGTGTTTCATCGTGCGGTGAACCCTTACCGGGCCAAGGGATGCATCTATCTCACCGGCGCGGAGGTGACCCGCTCCGAAGAGGGGCAGGTCACCTCCCGTGGTCAGTTCCGGATCGGCGAGTCTTGCTACATCGACGACACCGGCCACTTCAACGCGGCCGAGTTCGTGATCTGCTACAACCAGCTCATGTACACGACCCTTGCGGTCGCCGTGCGGCATTCCCTCCTGCCCGCGTTTTCGCACTGGACACTTGACGATTATTGGGCGCGGCAGCTCCCCGATGTCCTCATCCACAAGCTCTCCAGCAGCTACCAGCGACCGATCGATGCACGCGGGTTTCGTGCCGAGTTCACGATTACGAATCTCAGCACCCGCGCGCTCTCGCGCGGCATGCTCACTCTGGAGACGAGCATCCGTTTCGAAGACGACAACGGCGGCCGCGCGAAAGGTGAGGTGGCGCTCGCTCTCGTCAACGCTCCCGCAGCAGGTGACCAGCATGACTACTGA
- the scoE gene encoding (3R)-3-[(carboxymethyl)amino]fatty acid oxygenase/decarboxylase — MIVEQGNGDTMGVVVKDFNVDTVTSEDIDRLKQSIYRDKVAVLRNQGDITPEQFVKLGRMFGDLVSYHEPMYHHPDFEEIFVSSNIPEDGKQIGVPKTGKFWHADYQFMPQPFAFTIFSPKVLPPKNRGTFFINMASAYEALPQELKDAAAGTTSSHSVRKFFKIRPDDVYRPLGEIIREVEEHTPAVTFPTVMEHPVTGEKILFISEGFTVELNGSDDPDLLDKLFEATGQLDQEFAHPNIYQHAYEPGDIVIWDNRTLIHRALHTTTPAATVSHRVTALDGLPLYARAL; from the coding sequence GTGATCGTAGAGCAGGGGAACGGCGACACCATGGGCGTGGTGGTCAAGGACTTCAACGTCGACACCGTGACGTCCGAGGACATCGACCGGCTGAAGCAGTCGATCTACCGAGACAAGGTGGCCGTGCTCAGGAACCAGGGCGACATCACCCCGGAGCAGTTCGTGAAACTCGGCCGCATGTTTGGCGATCTGGTGAGCTATCACGAACCGATGTATCACCACCCGGACTTTGAGGAGATCTTCGTCTCCTCGAACATCCCCGAGGACGGCAAGCAGATCGGCGTGCCGAAGACAGGGAAGTTCTGGCACGCTGACTACCAGTTCATGCCGCAGCCGTTCGCGTTCACGATCTTCTCCCCGAAGGTGCTGCCGCCGAAGAACCGCGGCACGTTCTTCATCAACATGGCTTCCGCATACGAGGCGCTCCCGCAGGAACTGAAGGATGCTGCAGCGGGGACCACGTCTTCGCATAGTGTGCGGAAGTTCTTCAAGATTCGTCCCGATGATGTCTATCGCCCTCTCGGTGAGATCATCCGCGAAGTCGAAGAACACACGCCGGCAGTGACCTTCCCTACCGTCATGGAGCATCCCGTCACCGGCGAGAAGATCCTCTTCATCAGCGAGGGCTTCACCGTCGAGCTCAACGGCAGCGACGATCCCGACCTGCTTGACAAGCTCTTCGAAGCGACCGGGCAACTCGACCAGGAGTTCGCGCACCCCAATATCTACCAGCACGCATACGAGCCCGGAGACATCGTCATCTGGGACAACCGCACGCTGATCCACCGTGCACTGCACACCACCACGCCTGCAGCGACGGTCTCCCACCGCGTCACCGCGCTCGACGGCCTCCCCCTCTACGCTCGCGCATTGTGA
- a CDS encoding heavy-metal-associated domain-containing protein: MNELEFRVNGMTCGHCERALSAELLEIGGVVWADVDATTGAVAVRYGGLVERSAIENAVSEAGFEPVSWENEGS; the protein is encoded by the coding sequence ATGAATGAATTGGAGTTCCGCGTCAATGGGATGACCTGCGGACACTGTGAGCGGGCACTCTCCGCTGAGCTTCTTGAGATAGGTGGCGTTGTCTGGGCGGACGTCGACGCCACTACAGGGGCAGTCGCAGTGCGCTATGGAGGTTTGGTCGAGCGATCTGCGATTGAGAACGCCGTTTCTGAAGCGGGTTTCGAGCCGGTCTCCTGGGAGAACGAGGGTTCTTGA
- a CDS encoding cytochrome c oxidase assembly protein, with protein sequence MTTVTSTQPDEARANDPVVINRRSGVVRTLAALCAGLVLVPAPLVTILAGPAPYDLLRRSFPGLDVGILTAAGQAIADVAAMVTIGALLTLLFFRDARGRNADLLRSPLELKVLQIGSGVWASAAGAMVVFTIFDNNGQSFARLESSSALSFLYEASSFPKAWTVTLLAALVVFFFSMFIEQWTGLLIPLWAACFGALAPVVVGQILVGPEHDFGSDAGIYQSLLTSAAFGVILLAAIRVASGRLVSVEILPRIFLLLAFALPVVVGADLLLAWFKLAGTGLLDSVTGWQIITRWIFLAIICGLTMYSWSIWRRRRINEQRLVRMLGGMAIAIAGWVGVTAAMTRFPPPHYFVPTSISQVFLGFEVNEAPTPLVLFTHWRPNILFLLLAVAAVTAYLVAVNTLRRRGDAWPAGRAVAWVSGWIVVVFVTSSGFGKYSAPDFGIHMIVHMSLNMLAPILLVMGGIVTLLLRSTKSNPKLPAGIHDWVTWALHWRVLRFIYNPLIVFALFVGSYYGLYFSGIFGEYMRFHWAHQFMNVHFLIAGYLFYGLVIGVDRPPRPLPHIGKLGFVLAAMPFHAFFGVILMSGGDIIAENFYRYLALPWADLKVSQYLGGGVAWAGGEIPLLLVIIALGVQWSRQDAKDARRKDRHLDAGLDDEFDDYNRMLEKLSARQARNVRGPQLPGTKEGSSS encoded by the coding sequence TTGACCACGGTTACTTCGACCCAGCCTGATGAGGCTCGTGCGAACGATCCAGTAGTCATCAACAGGCGTTCAGGCGTCGTGCGCACCCTGGCTGCCTTGTGCGCCGGTCTCGTTCTCGTACCTGCACCGCTGGTCACGATACTTGCGGGTCCAGCACCCTACGATCTACTCCGCCGGAGCTTCCCGGGCCTTGACGTCGGTATCCTCACAGCAGCCGGCCAGGCCATCGCTGATGTCGCCGCAATGGTGACCATCGGCGCGCTACTGACGCTGCTGTTCTTCCGGGATGCGCGAGGGCGGAATGCTGATCTTCTGCGCAGCCCGCTGGAGCTGAAGGTGCTCCAGATCGGTTCAGGGGTGTGGGCTTCTGCCGCGGGCGCGATGGTGGTGTTCACTATCTTCGATAACAACGGACAGTCTTTCGCGCGGCTGGAGAGTTCGAGCGCACTGTCTTTCCTGTATGAAGCGAGTTCCTTCCCCAAGGCGTGGACAGTGACGTTGCTCGCCGCTCTCGTCGTGTTCTTCTTCAGCATGTTTATCGAGCAATGGACGGGCCTGCTGATTCCCCTTTGGGCAGCGTGTTTCGGCGCACTAGCCCCCGTGGTAGTCGGACAGATTCTTGTCGGGCCCGAACACGACTTCGGAAGCGACGCAGGCATCTATCAGTCCCTGCTTACCAGCGCAGCGTTCGGAGTGATCCTGCTGGCAGCAATCCGGGTCGCCTCCGGACGCCTGGTCTCTGTAGAGATTCTTCCGCGTATCTTCCTGCTGCTTGCCTTCGCTCTTCCGGTCGTTGTCGGAGCTGATCTTCTCCTTGCCTGGTTCAAACTGGCGGGAACCGGGCTTCTCGACTCCGTCACCGGTTGGCAGATCATTACGCGGTGGATCTTCCTGGCGATCATCTGCGGGCTGACGATGTATTCGTGGAGCATTTGGCGACGTCGGCGCATTAACGAGCAGCGGCTGGTGCGCATGCTTGGCGGTATGGCCATCGCGATCGCGGGATGGGTGGGCGTCACCGCCGCGATGACCCGTTTCCCGCCTCCGCACTATTTTGTCCCCACGAGCATCTCGCAGGTGTTCTTGGGCTTCGAAGTGAATGAGGCGCCCACACCGCTCGTGCTCTTCACGCATTGGCGGCCGAACATTCTCTTCCTGCTCCTCGCAGTGGCAGCGGTCACGGCGTATCTCGTCGCAGTGAATACTCTCCGCCGGCGTGGGGATGCTTGGCCGGCGGGACGGGCCGTGGCCTGGGTGAGCGGCTGGATCGTGGTGGTGTTTGTCACCAGCTCGGGTTTCGGCAAGTACTCAGCCCCCGATTTCGGCATCCACATGATCGTGCACATGAGCCTGAACATGCTGGCGCCGATTCTGCTGGTCATGGGCGGCATCGTGACACTTCTCCTGCGCTCGACCAAGTCGAATCCGAAGCTCCCTGCCGGGATCCACGACTGGGTCACCTGGGCTTTGCACTGGCGGGTGCTTCGTTTCATCTACAATCCTCTGATCGTCTTCGCGCTGTTCGTCGGCTCGTACTATGGCCTGTATTTTTCGGGCATCTTCGGCGAATACATGCGTTTCCACTGGGCCCACCAGTTCATGAACGTGCACTTCCTCATCGCGGGTTATCTGTTCTACGGCTTAGTCATCGGCGTGGACCGTCCTCCGCGACCGCTTCCTCACATCGGCAAGCTCGGCTTTGTGCTTGCGGCGATGCCCTTCCACGCCTTCTTCGGTGTCATCCTGATGTCTGGCGGCGATATCATCGCCGAGAACTTCTACCGTTACCTTGCCTTGCCCTGGGCCGACCTCAAAGTATCCCAATACTTGGGCGGCGGAGTCGCCTGGGCAGGCGGAGAGATCCCTCTCCTCCTCGTCATCATCGCGCTCGGCGTGCAGTGGTCGAGACAGGACGCGAAGGATGCACGCCGCAAAGATCGTCACCTCGACGCGGGGCTCGATGACGAGTTCGACGACTACAACCGGATGCTTGAAAAGCTCAGTGCTCGACAGGCTCGCAACGTGCGAGGTCCCCAGCTTCCCGGCACGAAGGAAGGCAGCAGCTCATGA
- a CDS encoding heavy metal translocating P-type ATPase: MTIQQNATDPLQLDISGMTCAACAGRVERALGQLDGVTASVNYATERAIITGLSPAEADLAVRRVEKAGYGARVHDDADDAWSRRATEVRITSLRRRLLVAAVLTVPLMDITIVLALVPGWRFPGWEWLCILLALPIVTWAAWPFHKATLRNLRHGNVSMDTLVSLGIAASFGWAVTSLLLGIGQDGAGYWLGFGVTPEGANSIYLDVAAGMTTFQLAGRYFETRSRRKAGDVLGALGQLAATHVRISRDGGESIEPAGSLRVGDTFVVLPGETIPADGTISAGYASVDTSMLTGEPVPKDLSPGDNVVGGTISTNGRLEVCATSVGAHTQLAQMAALAEQAQSRKARVQTLVDRITTYFVPAVIALAILVTLAWMLAGTAFQDAFGIGIAVLIIACPCALGLATPTALMVGIGRGASLGILVKGQDALEASGTITTVVLDKTGTLTAGTMTVTNTATAENIQEHDLLRVAASVEQGSEHIIARAIMSAAKKQITDLEPATDFTIFPGKGATATVSGKLAIVGNKALLTEHGVPLNFNEPNGRQLHKNPAETTVFVAVEGKLIGAINLADTIKPGAKKAIEALRKQGLKTVLLTGDSKAAGDYTASQLGIDTALSEVLPADKAETVRALQTQGERVAMVGDGINDAVALAAADLGLAMVNGSDIALKSADIILVRDDLAVIPDAIALSRKTLKTIRVNLVWAFGYNVAAIPIAAAGLLNPLIAAGAMALSSVLVVYNSLRLQNFKG; this comes from the coding sequence ATGACGATCCAACAGAACGCCACGGATCCCCTTCAACTCGATATCTCCGGCATGACCTGCGCTGCATGCGCGGGCCGAGTAGAGCGTGCCTTGGGGCAACTCGACGGAGTGACGGCAAGTGTGAACTACGCAACGGAACGCGCCATCATCACTGGACTCTCACCCGCCGAGGCCGACCTCGCAGTGCGTCGAGTGGAGAAGGCCGGATACGGAGCGCGTGTTCACGATGACGCCGACGACGCCTGGTCGAGACGCGCAACAGAGGTGAGGATCACCTCCCTGCGGCGCAGACTCCTCGTCGCCGCGGTCCTCACAGTTCCACTGATGGACATCACGATCGTTCTCGCGCTGGTCCCAGGCTGGCGTTTCCCCGGTTGGGAATGGCTCTGCATCCTGCTCGCGCTTCCCATCGTCACCTGGGCGGCATGGCCGTTCCACAAAGCCACCCTCCGCAATCTCCGCCATGGCAACGTCAGCATGGATACTCTCGTGTCACTCGGCATCGCCGCATCGTTCGGATGGGCGGTCACGTCTCTTCTGCTCGGCATCGGGCAGGATGGTGCTGGATACTGGCTCGGATTCGGCGTCACTCCGGAGGGAGCGAACTCAATTTACCTCGATGTTGCTGCCGGGATGACGACATTCCAGCTCGCCGGGCGGTACTTCGAAACACGCTCCAGAAGAAAAGCGGGCGATGTCCTCGGCGCACTGGGTCAGCTTGCCGCTACCCACGTACGCATTTCCCGGGACGGCGGCGAGAGCATCGAACCGGCCGGGTCGCTCCGAGTTGGGGATACTTTCGTGGTCCTTCCAGGGGAGACGATTCCTGCGGATGGCACGATCAGTGCCGGATACGCGTCAGTGGACACCAGCATGTTGACAGGGGAACCTGTCCCGAAAGACCTCAGTCCTGGAGACAACGTCGTCGGCGGAACGATCAGCACCAACGGAAGACTCGAAGTCTGTGCAACGTCAGTCGGAGCGCACACCCAACTCGCGCAGATGGCCGCCCTTGCCGAACAAGCCCAATCCCGTAAAGCTCGAGTACAGACGCTCGTAGACCGCATCACCACCTACTTTGTTCCAGCAGTCATCGCTCTCGCGATTCTCGTCACACTCGCCTGGATGCTTGCAGGCACCGCATTCCAAGACGCCTTCGGCATCGGCATCGCCGTCCTGATCATCGCCTGCCCCTGTGCACTCGGCCTCGCAACGCCCACCGCACTCATGGTAGGCATCGGCAGAGGCGCCAGCCTCGGCATCCTCGTCAAAGGACAAGACGCACTCGAGGCAAGCGGCACCATCACCACCGTCGTCCTGGACAAAACCGGCACACTGACCGCCGGCACCATGACAGTGACGAACACAGCCACCGCAGAAAACATCCAAGAACACGATTTGCTCCGCGTCGCAGCCTCAGTCGAACAGGGCTCAGAGCACATCATTGCCCGCGCAATCATGTCCGCAGCAAAGAAGCAAATCACGGATCTAGAGCCCGCAACTGACTTCACCATCTTTCCCGGGAAGGGAGCGACAGCGACCGTCTCTGGCAAACTCGCCATTGTCGGCAACAAGGCGCTTCTGACAGAGCATGGCGTACCCCTGAACTTCAACGAACCGAATGGGAGACAACTTCACAAGAATCCCGCCGAGACCACGGTGTTTGTCGCAGTCGAGGGGAAGCTGATCGGCGCTATCAACCTCGCCGACACCATCAAGCCCGGGGCCAAAAAGGCCATCGAAGCACTCCGGAAACAAGGACTCAAAACCGTGCTCCTCACCGGTGACTCCAAGGCCGCAGGCGACTACACCGCCTCACAACTCGGAATCGACACGGCCCTCAGCGAAGTCCTTCCTGCCGACAAAGCCGAAACCGTGCGCGCCCTCCAGACCCAAGGGGAACGGGTCGCAATGGTCGGCGACGGCATAAATGACGCCGTCGCGCTCGCCGCCGCAGACCTCGGCCTCGCGATGGTCAATGGCTCCGACATCGCCCTCAAATCCGCAGATATCATCCTAGTTCGAGACGATCTTGCAGTCATCCCGGATGCCATCGCACTCTCCCGAAAGACGTTGAAAACGATTCGGGTAAACCTTGTCTGGGCATTCGGATACAACGTTGCTGCGATTCCGATCGCTGCAGCCGGGCTTTTGAACCCGCTCATTGCTGCCGGCGCCATGGCACTGTCTTCCGTGCTTGTCGTCTACAACAGCCTTCGACTTCAGAATTTCAAAGGCTAG
- a CDS encoding helix-turn-helix domain-containing protein, whose product MNEATAPKILAGAAQVFADLFLHLSGTGSAAQTNLPGRDVLRAIDLLVSHIERPWSVRHLANEAALSPAQLTRLFRRETGLTPARFLRKLRAKTMAEVLLLSDDPVAVISAQIGWSSPEVASRAFRAYWGVSPSSFRAAARLDENLIRRRF is encoded by the coding sequence ATGAACGAAGCAACCGCGCCGAAGATCCTGGCCGGTGCCGCTCAGGTCTTCGCCGATCTCTTCCTACATCTTTCTGGTACTGGGTCGGCTGCCCAAACGAACCTTCCGGGCAGAGACGTCCTACGCGCAATAGATCTACTAGTTTCACATATAGAACGTCCTTGGAGTGTCCGGCATCTCGCAAATGAAGCTGCCCTTTCTCCTGCGCAACTTACCAGACTGTTTCGCAGGGAAACTGGCCTGACCCCCGCTCGATTTTTGAGGAAATTGAGGGCGAAAACTATGGCTGAAGTGCTTTTGCTCAGTGACGATCCAGTGGCGGTGATCTCTGCTCAGATTGGGTGGTCCAGCCCAGAAGTCGCCAGTCGGGCTTTTCGCGCGTACTGGGGCGTCAGCCCCTCCTCATTCCGAGCAGCGGCCCGTCTTGATGAAAACCTCATAAGGAGGCGCTTCTGA